One window from the genome of Streptomyces sp. NBC_01476 encodes:
- a CDS encoding TadE family protein produces MDLRTAGRRGAGDRGISTIEVVVLAPLIILFVLVLVAFGQLVDGRGAVDSAARDSARAGSIQRSQSQALTQATAAAQADLDGTCVDGTLQVHQTSPGFAPDTIYTIEITCDIRGLGSLGLNIKKTLTSTASSPIDPFRRAVAG; encoded by the coding sequence ATGGACCTGCGCACAGCCGGCCGCCGCGGCGCCGGCGACCGGGGCATCTCCACCATCGAAGTGGTCGTGCTCGCCCCGCTGATCATCCTGTTCGTCCTGGTGCTGGTCGCGTTCGGCCAACTCGTGGACGGCCGCGGCGCGGTGGACAGCGCCGCCCGCGACTCCGCCCGCGCGGGCTCCATCCAGCGCAGCCAGAGCCAGGCGCTCACCCAGGCCACCGCCGCCGCCCAGGCGGACCTCGACGGCACCTGCGTCGACGGCACCCTCCAGGTGCACCAGACGAGCCCCGGCTTCGCGCCCGACACGATCTACACCATCGAGATCACCTGCGACATCCGCGGCCTCGGCTCCCTCGGCCTGAACATCAAGAAGACCCTCACCTCCACGGCGTCCTCGCCGATCGACCCCTTCCGCCGGGCGGTGGCCGGATGA
- a CDS encoding TadE/TadG family type IV pilus assembly protein, which translates to MTAARGPFEAVRRRLRGLPLADRGSGAAAVIIFAIVFMALAAFVVDGGLSISKRERAADIAEQAARYAAQDINIEQLRTAPPGTPPVINTGDCDARVQDFAQQSGLDAADVAASHCTLAEPDRVEVTVQLTYQPMLTGFFYDHDVVVHGTAAAESVTGPGG; encoded by the coding sequence ATGACGGCCGCCCGGGGTCCCTTCGAGGCGGTACGCCGCCGTCTGCGCGGACTCCCGCTGGCCGACCGCGGCTCCGGCGCCGCCGCCGTCATCATCTTCGCCATCGTCTTCATGGCCCTCGCCGCCTTCGTGGTCGACGGCGGCCTGTCGATCTCCAAACGGGAACGCGCCGCCGACATCGCCGAGCAAGCGGCCCGGTACGCCGCCCAGGACATCAACATCGAGCAGCTGCGCACCGCCCCCCCGGGCACCCCGCCGGTGATCAACACCGGGGACTGCGACGCCCGGGTCCAGGACTTCGCCCAGCAGTCCGGCCTCGACGCCGCCGACGTCGCCGCCTCGCACTGCACCCTGGCCGAACCCGACCGGGTGGAGGTGACCGTGCAGCTCACGTACCAGCCGATGCTGACCGGATTCTTCTACGACCACGACGTGGTGGTGCACGGTACGGCCGCCGCCGAGTCCGTCACCGGCCCCGGCGGCTGA
- a CDS encoding TadE family protein yields MTGRRTDALHHALRRRLDAAHGDSGVGVGGVAETGATGSARARPGGDRGMTSIEFVFLTPVLFFMIFATVQFGLFFFADHVAQAAAQAGARKARAEANADPGGWAGKATSTAADYIDQLGPNLLDGRHITTVDERPLTVGVRVTADVPTVFPGLHFTVDESSRGPVECFVADNGNARATCEGGG; encoded by the coding sequence GTGACAGGACGACGAACCGACGCGCTGCACCACGCCCTGCGCCGCAGACTGGACGCCGCACACGGCGACAGCGGCGTGGGCGTGGGCGGTGTCGCGGAGACGGGGGCGACCGGAAGCGCGCGGGCGCGACCCGGTGGCGATCGGGGTATGACCTCGATCGAGTTCGTCTTCCTCACCCCCGTGCTCTTCTTCATGATCTTCGCCACGGTCCAGTTCGGGCTCTTCTTCTTCGCCGACCACGTGGCGCAGGCCGCCGCGCAGGCCGGCGCGCGCAAAGCCCGCGCCGAGGCCAACGCGGACCCCGGCGGCTGGGCCGGCAAGGCCACCAGCACCGCGGCCGACTACATCGACCAGCTCGGCCCCAACCTGCTGGACGGCCGCCACATCACCACCGTCGACGAGCGCCCGCTCACGGTCGGCGTACGGGTCACCGCCGACGTCCCCACCGTCTTCCCCGGCCTCCACTTCACGGTGGACGAGTCGTCCCGCGGCCCGGTGGAGTGCTTCGTCGCGGACAACGGCAACGCCCGCGCCACCTGCGAGGGGGGTGGCTGA
- a CDS encoding type II secretion system F family protein: MNHILFTCLVGAAVGLGVYALIRALLPVRRSAVSTVAQIDALRAAGPAGGPAAPAPTDLRGRIGRRVAQFYLQQGWEQRSLRVDLAVLDRSWESFLATKIILGAAGLILGPFLFALVWQLGLGSNPVVPVWMALIFGGVFFVLPDVEVRRDAVDKRKDLRRVIGAYLDLVSMNLAGGRGLPEALMAAAEISDGWALLRIRNCLADARITGTSQWVALGRLGEDLGIEELQDLSVTLGLVADDGAKVRESLASRAETMRHRELSEIEGAAGEKSQSMLVAQLLLCAGFLVFLIFPAAMRVFQV; this comes from the coding sequence ATGAACCACATCCTCTTCACCTGCCTGGTCGGCGCCGCCGTCGGCCTCGGTGTCTACGCCCTGATCCGCGCCCTGCTGCCGGTCCGCCGCAGCGCGGTCTCCACCGTGGCGCAGATCGACGCGCTCCGCGCGGCCGGCCCGGCCGGCGGACCGGCCGCCCCGGCCCCCACCGACCTCAGGGGCCGGATCGGCCGGCGCGTCGCCCAGTTCTACCTCCAGCAGGGCTGGGAGCAGCGGTCGCTCCGCGTCGACCTGGCGGTCCTCGACCGCAGTTGGGAGAGCTTCCTGGCCACGAAGATCATCCTCGGTGCGGCCGGCCTGATCCTCGGCCCGTTCCTCTTCGCACTGGTCTGGCAGCTCGGCCTCGGCAGCAACCCGGTCGTGCCGGTCTGGATGGCGCTGATCTTCGGCGGTGTCTTCTTCGTCCTGCCCGACGTCGAAGTCCGCCGCGACGCGGTGGACAAGCGCAAGGACCTGCGCCGCGTCATCGGCGCCTACCTGGACCTCGTCTCCATGAACCTGGCCGGCGGCCGCGGCCTGCCCGAGGCCCTGATGGCCGCCGCCGAGATCAGCGACGGCTGGGCCCTGCTGCGGATACGCAACTGCCTCGCCGACGCGCGTATCACCGGAACCAGCCAATGGGTGGCGCTCGGGCGGCTCGGCGAGGACCTTGGCATCGAGGAACTCCAGGACCTCTCCGTCACCCTCGGCCTGGTGGCCGACGACGGCGCCAAGGTCCGTGAGTCCCTCGCGTCCCGCGCCGAGACCATGCGGCACCGCGAACTCTCCGAGATCGAAGGAGCGGCCGGCGAGAAGTCCCAGTCGATGCTGGTTGCCCAACTCCTGCTCTGTGCGGGCTTCCTGGTCTTCCTGATCTTCCCAGCGGCGATGCGTGTGTTCCAGGTCTGA
- a CDS encoding CpaF family protein, whose product MSEVDHQLVKRFRQEAGDRISEQRRLDQLSNTTPMSPEDERQFARAIIAQILEDYARAEITVGRTPPDAHAEEAYAAAVHAALFGVGRLQPLLDDDEVENIDINGCDQVFVGYSDGRELQADPVADTDEELIELIQVLGAYSGLSSRPFDTANPQLDLRLPDGSRLSAVMDVTRRPALSIRRARLGKVFLADLVGNYTVTPELGSFLSAAVLARKNLMIAGATNAGKTTLLRAMANVIPPHERLITVERALELGLDQFPEIHPNVVAFEERLPNSEGQGAISMAELVRRSLRMNPSRVIVGEVLGDEIVTMLNAMSQGNDGSLSTIHANSSAEVFNRISTYALQAKERLPVEASQMLVAGAIDFVVFIQRRNDYQRGGTLRRVVTSIREVNGVDGRVLSSEVFAEGRDGVALPHAPISCLDELLAHGYQPTGVWR is encoded by the coding sequence ATGAGCGAGGTGGACCACCAGCTCGTCAAGCGCTTCCGGCAGGAGGCAGGCGACCGGATCTCCGAGCAGCGCCGGCTCGACCAGCTGTCGAACACCACGCCCATGTCCCCCGAGGACGAGCGGCAGTTCGCCCGGGCGATCATCGCCCAGATCCTGGAGGACTACGCCCGCGCCGAGATCACCGTCGGCCGTACCCCGCCCGACGCGCACGCCGAGGAGGCGTACGCGGCCGCCGTGCACGCCGCGCTCTTCGGCGTCGGCCGGCTCCAGCCGCTGCTCGACGACGACGAAGTCGAGAACATCGACATCAACGGCTGCGACCAGGTCTTCGTCGGCTACTCCGACGGCCGTGAACTCCAGGCGGACCCGGTCGCCGACACCGACGAGGAGCTCATCGAGCTGATCCAGGTCCTCGGCGCCTACTCCGGCCTGTCGTCCCGCCCCTTCGACACCGCCAACCCGCAGCTGGACCTCCGGCTGCCCGACGGCTCTCGGCTCTCCGCCGTCATGGACGTCACCCGCCGCCCCGCCCTGTCCATCCGCCGAGCCCGCCTCGGCAAGGTCTTCCTCGCCGACCTGGTGGGCAACTACACCGTCACACCCGAGCTCGGCTCCTTCCTGTCGGCTGCCGTGCTCGCCCGGAAGAACCTGATGATCGCCGGTGCCACCAACGCCGGCAAGACCACCCTGCTGCGGGCCATGGCCAATGTCATCCCCCCGCACGAGCGCCTGATCACCGTCGAACGGGCACTGGAACTCGGCCTCGACCAGTTCCCCGAAATCCACCCCAATGTGGTGGCGTTCGAGGAGCGGCTGCCCAACTCCGAAGGCCAGGGCGCCATTTCCATGGCCGAGCTGGTCCGCCGCTCGCTGCGCATGAACCCCTCGCGGGTCATCGTCGGTGAGGTGCTCGGCGACGAGATCGTCACCATGCTCAACGCCATGTCGCAGGGCAACGACGGCTCCCTGTCCACCATCCACGCCAACAGCTCGGCCGAGGTCTTCAACCGCATCTCCACCTACGCCCTCCAGGCGAAGGAACGGCTGCCGGTCGAGGCGTCCCAGATGCTGGTGGCCGGCGCCATCGACTTCGTCGTCTTCATCCAGCGACGCAACGACTACCAGCGCGGCGGCACCCTGCGCCGCGTCGTCACCTCCATCCGCGAGGTGAACGGCGTGGACGGCCGCGTTCTGTCCAGCGAGGTCTTCGCGGAAGGCCGGGACGGGGTGGCTCTGCCGCACGCCCCCATCTCCTGCCTCGACGAACTCCTCGCCCACGGCTACCAGCCCACGGGGGTGTGGCGGTAA
- a CDS encoding type II secretion system F family protein → MTGIFSVQVLYGLLAGVAVGGGIALLIVSIRGWAPKPPKPGQGEDKVSELVRFFTQRGSLAIVAGLAVLGLTRWVVLGVASAILVFSWDKLFGGAAEERAAMKRVEALAGWTESLRDTIAGAVGLEQAIPASARAAAPALRPHLAALVDRLRSRTPLPEALQHLADEINDASADIIIAALILNARLRGPGLREVLGALAKSAREEVDMRQRVMAQRASTRRSVQIVVVVSVLFVLGLAIFNRGFVKPYGTAIGQAVLTLVCALFAAGFFWLRKLSKIETPDRFLVHSTELLSERQGPPGQFIPGHPGAPQQTIPAHHPGAPQPYPGTPGTTAVPGAGAR, encoded by the coding sequence ATGACCGGGATCTTCTCCGTCCAAGTGCTGTACGGCCTGCTCGCCGGGGTCGCGGTCGGTGGCGGCATCGCGCTGCTCATCGTCAGTATCCGCGGCTGGGCGCCCAAACCGCCCAAGCCGGGGCAGGGCGAGGACAAGGTGTCCGAGCTGGTGCGGTTCTTCACCCAGCGCGGCTCACTGGCCATCGTCGCCGGCCTCGCCGTCCTCGGCCTCACCCGCTGGGTGGTGCTCGGCGTCGCCTCCGCGATCCTGGTCTTCTCCTGGGACAAGCTCTTCGGCGGCGCAGCCGAGGAACGCGCCGCGATGAAGCGGGTCGAAGCCCTCGCCGGCTGGACCGAGTCCCTGCGCGACACCATCGCCGGCGCCGTCGGCCTGGAACAGGCCATACCGGCCTCCGCCCGGGCCGCCGCCCCCGCGCTGCGCCCCCATCTGGCCGCGCTGGTCGACCGGTTGCGCTCCCGCACCCCGCTGCCCGAGGCGCTCCAGCACCTCGCCGACGAGATCAACGACGCCTCGGCCGACATCATCATCGCCGCCCTCATCCTCAACGCCCGGCTGCGCGGCCCCGGTCTGCGCGAAGTGCTCGGCGCCCTGGCCAAGTCCGCCCGCGAAGAAGTGGACATGCGCCAGCGGGTCATGGCGCAGCGGGCAAGCACCCGGCGCAGCGTACAGATCGTCGTCGTGGTGTCGGTGCTCTTCGTCCTCGGCCTGGCGATCTTCAACCGCGGCTTCGTCAAGCCGTACGGAACGGCGATCGGCCAGGCCGTACTCACCTTGGTGTGCGCGCTCTTCGCGGCCGGCTTCTTCTGGCTGCGCAAGCTCTCCAAGATCGAGACGCCCGACCGCTTCCTGGTGCACTCCACCGAGTTGCTCTCCGAACGGCAGGGCCCGCCGGGCCAGTTCATCCCGGGCCACCCGGGCGCCCCGCAGCAGACCATTCCCGCGCACCACCCCGGAGCCCCGCAGCCGTACCCCGGCACGCCGGGCACCACCGCGGTACCGGGAGCGGGTGCCCGATGA
- a CDS encoding BTAD domain-containing putative transcriptional regulator: MARTAATGTNRAQHGGAVPGPPRRRRTLGDLVRALGAFLALAVLVVGVPGALLYFIGSPFPHHFDSDLVQQPITSETFVNTLAVVVWLAWAQFTACVLVEAKAAVSGVGMPHRVPASGASQLLARQLIAALLLVGVSTAGLVPGLSQIGQHHPVESQARPGVAVSAQQTPGQQVQRTAVAVPHQQTAHAATGQAQSAQKATKFYRINPPEGRHHDSLWEISQRHLGDGRRYKEIFELNKDRVQPDGSRLSQASLIRPGWVLEMPADAHGGELVEMPVAAPHTAPDIQRYAQHGGAKDTAAEGAHATAQTAAQTTAPAQGGARQGGTGGHEAAAATTANATTSTESATDTGGAHRSTVTAAFSAVTSPSLGFGLSEALIGSPLLAAGLLAALGRRRRTALWQSVTAGGLRTPRTPSGPQADVADALRVGADPDTVAFLDRALRALSARLDGEGRKLPTVYAAWLTADALHLQLAWPEGTPPAPWQLGQDQTFWRLDRDDLTDDTDVSAAAPYPGLVALGTLDGARLLLNLEAVPGIVSLAGPAADREAVLASVASELATNGWSDRMTVTLVGFAEDLTALAPARVRHLADVPEVIETMTAETAQRAGALRTAGQDSVLTGRTGRAQHTQWAPHLVLLAAEPTDEEAERLAELAADAGRLGIGYLVATSRGDLPGAAWELEVTSAGRLLAPLLGLDLEAQLLPAAQYQAVLRLFADAGGDHGPGPDAPPFLVDLTDQGRPGVYARLLGPFEVIGIDAPPAERSRLLHEALALLLLHREGVHPRVLASALWPRGVTEDVRDALIERLRDWLGTDPGGASRLTFDDTGRIVLATSVVSDWDVLQTLHHEATEGRAAGDPIERRRLLTDALSLARGTLLADREPGRYGWLGHEIVDAQHPVLVAEIALALCELHLDAGKPKAAVAAIETGLTVSPNDERLWLELLRATNATGDPARLKTAADSLIARSHAVSGPGRGLPPRVEALLDELLPAWRGDIAN; the protein is encoded by the coding sequence ATGGCACGCACCGCCGCCACGGGAACCAACCGCGCGCAGCACGGTGGAGCGGTCCCCGGGCCACCGCGCAGGCGCCGTACGCTCGGCGACCTGGTACGGGCTCTCGGCGCGTTCCTGGCGCTCGCCGTGCTGGTGGTCGGCGTGCCCGGCGCGCTGCTCTACTTCATCGGCTCGCCGTTCCCGCACCACTTCGACTCCGACCTGGTGCAGCAGCCGATCACCTCGGAGACTTTCGTCAACACGCTGGCCGTCGTGGTCTGGCTCGCCTGGGCGCAGTTCACCGCATGCGTACTGGTGGAGGCGAAGGCCGCCGTCTCCGGCGTCGGCATGCCGCACCGGGTGCCGGCCTCCGGTGCCAGCCAGTTGCTGGCCCGGCAGCTGATCGCGGCACTGCTGCTGGTCGGTGTCAGCACCGCGGGGCTGGTCCCCGGCCTGTCGCAGATCGGCCAGCACCACCCGGTGGAGAGCCAGGCCAGGCCCGGCGTCGCGGTCAGCGCCCAGCAGACCCCGGGGCAGCAGGTGCAGCGGACGGCCGTCGCCGTACCGCACCAGCAGACCGCCCACGCGGCCACCGGGCAGGCGCAGTCCGCCCAGAAGGCGACCAAGTTCTACCGGATCAACCCGCCCGAGGGCCGCCACCACGACTCCCTGTGGGAGATCTCCCAGCGCCACCTCGGCGACGGCCGCCGCTACAAGGAGATCTTCGAACTCAACAAGGACCGTGTGCAGCCGGACGGTTCACGGCTCTCGCAGGCCAGCCTGATCCGGCCCGGCTGGGTGCTGGAGATGCCCGCCGACGCGCACGGCGGCGAACTCGTGGAGATGCCGGTCGCCGCCCCGCACACCGCACCCGACATCCAGCGGTACGCCCAGCACGGCGGCGCCAAGGACACCGCCGCGGAAGGCGCGCACGCCACCGCCCAGACCGCCGCGCAGACCACCGCGCCGGCCCAGGGCGGCGCGCGGCAGGGCGGCACCGGCGGGCACGAGGCGGCGGCGGCCACCACCGCGAACGCCACGACGAGCACCGAGAGCGCCACGGACACCGGGGGCGCCCACCGGTCCACGGTCACCGCCGCCTTCTCCGCCGTGACCTCGCCCTCCCTCGGCTTCGGCCTCTCCGAAGCGCTCATCGGCTCTCCGCTGCTGGCCGCAGGACTGCTCGCCGCACTCGGCCGGCGGCGCCGTACCGCGCTGTGGCAGTCGGTCACCGCGGGCGGCCTGCGCACCCCGCGCACCCCCTCCGGCCCGCAGGCCGACGTCGCCGACGCCCTGCGCGTGGGCGCCGACCCGGACACCGTCGCCTTCCTCGACCGCGCCCTGCGCGCGCTGTCCGCCCGGCTCGACGGGGAGGGCCGCAAGCTCCCCACCGTGTACGCCGCCTGGCTCACCGCCGACGCCCTGCACCTCCAGCTCGCCTGGCCCGAGGGCACCCCTCCGGCGCCCTGGCAGCTCGGCCAGGACCAGACGTTCTGGCGCCTCGACCGGGACGACCTCACCGACGACACCGATGTGTCCGCCGCGGCCCCGTACCCCGGTCTGGTCGCCCTCGGCACCCTCGACGGGGCCCGGCTGCTGCTCAACCTCGAAGCGGTGCCCGGCATCGTGTCGCTGGCCGGCCCCGCCGCCGACCGCGAGGCCGTACTCGCCTCCGTGGCCTCGGAGCTGGCCACCAACGGCTGGTCGGACCGGATGACGGTCACCCTGGTCGGCTTCGCCGAGGACCTCACCGCGCTCGCGCCCGCCCGGGTACGGCACCTCGCCGATGTGCCCGAGGTGATCGAGACCATGACCGCGGAGACCGCCCAGCGCGCCGGCGCGCTGCGGACCGCCGGCCAGGACAGCGTCCTCACCGGCCGTACCGGCCGCGCCCAGCACACCCAGTGGGCCCCGCACCTGGTCCTGCTCGCCGCCGAGCCCACCGACGAGGAGGCCGAGCGCCTGGCCGAACTCGCCGCCGACGCGGGCCGGCTGGGCATCGGCTACCTGGTCGCCACCAGCCGCGGTGACCTGCCGGGCGCCGCCTGGGAGCTCGAAGTCACCTCCGCGGGCCGCCTGCTGGCCCCGCTGCTCGGCCTCGACCTGGAGGCCCAGCTGCTGCCCGCGGCCCAATACCAGGCCGTGCTGCGGCTGTTCGCCGACGCCGGCGGTGACCACGGCCCCGGTCCTGACGCGCCGCCCTTCCTCGTCGACCTCACCGACCAGGGCCGCCCCGGCGTCTACGCCAGGCTGCTCGGCCCGTTCGAGGTCATCGGCATCGACGCGCCCCCCGCAGAACGCAGCCGCCTCCTCCACGAAGCACTCGCCCTGCTCCTCCTCCACCGCGAAGGCGTCCACCCCCGGGTCCTCGCCTCCGCCCTGTGGCCGCGCGGTGTCACCGAGGACGTGCGCGACGCCCTGATCGAACGCCTCCGCGACTGGCTCGGCACCGACCCCGGCGGCGCCTCCCGCCTCACCTTCGACGACACCGGGCGGATCGTGCTGGCCACCTCCGTCGTCTCCGACTGGGACGTCCTGCAGACGCTCCACCACGAGGCCACCGAGGGCCGGGCGGCCGGCGATCCCATCGAGCGCCGCCGGCTGCTCACCGACGCCCTCTCGCTGGCCCGCGGCACGCTCCTCGCCGACCGCGAGCCCGGCCGTTACGGCTGGCTCGGTCACGAGATAGTCGACGCCCAGCACCCCGTCCTCGTCGCGGAGATCGCCCTCGCGCTCTGCGAACTCCACCTCGACGCGGGAAAGCCCAAGGCCGCGGTGGCCGCCATCGAGACCGGCCTCACGGTGTCGCCCAACGACGAACGCCTCTGGCTCGAACTCCTCCGCGCCACCAACGCCACCGGCGACCCGGCCCGGCTGAAGACGGCGGCCGACTCCCTCATCGCCCGCAGCCACGCCGTCAGCGGCCCCGGCCGCGGCCTCCCGCCCCGGGTGGAGGCCCTGCTCGACGAACTCCTCCCGGCCTGGCGGGGCGACATCGCCAACTGA